Proteins from one Cervus canadensis isolate Bull #8, Minnesota chromosome 25, ASM1932006v1, whole genome shotgun sequence genomic window:
- the ZCRB1 gene encoding zinc finger CCHC-type and RNA-binding motif-containing protein 1 isoform X1, with product MSGGLAPSKSTVYVSNLPFSLTNNDLYRIFSKYGKVVKWCSSSAGPPCSHQSSPGTVLYAGALLSPRLFIYYQRGLKNPFLRWVTIMKDKDTRRSKGVAFILFLDKDSAQNCTRAINNKQLFGRVIKASIAIDNGRAAEFIRRRNYFDKSKCYECGESGHLSYACPKNMLGEREPPKKKEKKKKKKTPEPEEEIEEVEESEDEGEDPALDSLSQAIAFQQAKIEEEQKKWKPSSGGPSTSDDSRRPRIKKSTYFSDEEELSD from the exons aTGAGTGGCGGATTGGCCCCAAGTAAAAGCACAGTGTATGTATCCAATCTGCCCTTTTCCCTGACCAACAATGACTTATATCGG ATATTTTCCAAGTATGGCAAAGTTGTAAA GTGGTGCTCTTCTAGCGCTGGCCCTCCGTGCAGTCATCAGTCATCCCCTGGCACTGTGCTATACGCGGGAGCCCTCCTTTCTCcccgtttatttatttattatcagcGTGGACTTAAAAATCCCTTCCTTAGGTG GGTTACTATAATGAAAGATAAAGATACCAGGAGGAGTAAAGgggttgcatttattttatttttggataaaGACTCTGCACAAAACTGTACCAGGGCAATAAACAACAAACAG TTATTTGGTAGAGTGATAAAAGCAAGCATTGCTATTGACAATGGAAGAGCAGCTGAGTTCATCCGAAGACGAAACTACTTTGATAAATCTAAGTGTTATGAATGTGGG gaaagtgGACACTTAAGTTATGCCTGTCCTAAAAATATGCTTGGAGAACGTGAACctccaaagaagaaagagaaaaagaaaaaaaagaaaactcctgaGCCAGAAGAAGAAAT tgaagaagtagaagaaagtgaagatgaagggGAAGATCCTGCTCTTGACAGCCTCAGTCAGGCTATAGCTTTCCAG CAAgccaaaattgaagaagaacagaaaaaatggAAACCCAGTTCAGGAGGTCCTTCAACATCAGATGATTCAAGACGCCCAAGGATAAAGAAAAGCACATACTTCAGTGATGAGGAGGaacttagtgattaa
- the ZCRB1 gene encoding zinc finger CCHC-type and RNA-binding motif-containing protein 1 isoform X2: MSGGLAPSKSTVYVSNLPFSLTNNDLYRIFSKYGKVVKVTIMKDKDTRRSKGVAFILFLDKDSAQNCTRAINNKQLFGRVIKASIAIDNGRAAEFIRRRNYFDKSKCYECGESGHLSYACPKNMLGEREPPKKKEKKKKKKTPEPEEEIEEVEESEDEGEDPALDSLSQAIAFQQAKIEEEQKKWKPSSGGPSTSDDSRRPRIKKSTYFSDEEELSD, from the exons aTGAGTGGCGGATTGGCCCCAAGTAAAAGCACAGTGTATGTATCCAATCTGCCCTTTTCCCTGACCAACAATGACTTATATCGG ATATTTTCCAAGTATGGCAAAGTTGTAAA GGTTACTATAATGAAAGATAAAGATACCAGGAGGAGTAAAGgggttgcatttattttatttttggataaaGACTCTGCACAAAACTGTACCAGGGCAATAAACAACAAACAG TTATTTGGTAGAGTGATAAAAGCAAGCATTGCTATTGACAATGGAAGAGCAGCTGAGTTCATCCGAAGACGAAACTACTTTGATAAATCTAAGTGTTATGAATGTGGG gaaagtgGACACTTAAGTTATGCCTGTCCTAAAAATATGCTTGGAGAACGTGAACctccaaagaagaaagagaaaaagaaaaaaaagaaaactcctgaGCCAGAAGAAGAAAT tgaagaagtagaagaaagtgaagatgaagggGAAGATCCTGCTCTTGACAGCCTCAGTCAGGCTATAGCTTTCCAG CAAgccaaaattgaagaagaacagaaaaaatggAAACCCAGTTCAGGAGGTCCTTCAACATCAGATGATTCAAGACGCCCAAGGATAAAGAAAAGCACATACTTCAGTGATGAGGAGGaacttagtgattaa